The DNA segment CGAATCCAGAGCCGGCTGTACGACAGGCTGCACCACCGCCCGCGCGACAGGTACCGGGCGGCCTTCGTTCGTGTCTGTGTCCTGCGGCTGCGGGTGCTGCGGCTCACTCATCCCAAATCCTTTCGCGTCGATTCTTTTTCACTTGCGTTATCCGAACGGGCCGAAGCCTCACGCCCGAATCGCAGACCGTTTATAACAAAATGCGCGGCTTCGTGTACTGCTTCCGATCGCTTCTGCAAACTTTCTTTTCAGTCCTCGCCGACAAGGCCGCCTGCACTCACGCTGCCTCGCCGCCTCGACGACTACACGGCGCGAACCTCGATAACCTTTGCCGCCCTCCCGGTGCGCTCAGCGAGCCGCGTGCGGTCTTTCACCGCGCCGGCTAACTGACCACAGGCAGCGTCGATATCATCGCCGCGTGTTTTGCGCACCGTGGTGACGACGCCCGCGTCCATCAGCACTTGCGCAAACCGCTTGATCTGCTCCGGTTTGGAGCGAATGAGACCTGATTCCGGAAACGGATTGAACGGAATCAGATTGAATTTGCACGGCACGTCGCGCGTGACCGCCAGCAACTCGCGCGCTTGCGCTTCGCTGTCGTTCACTCCGTCGAGCATGCAATATTCAAAGGTAATGAAATCGCGCGGCGCGACTTTCAGATAGCGCTGGCAGGCAGCCATCAGTTCGCGCAGCGGATACTTCCTGTTCAGCGGCACGAGCATGTCACGCAGCGGATCGCTTGGCGCATGCAGCGACACCGCAAGCGCTACTGGAAGATCCGCGCCGAGCCGGTCCATCATCGGCACGACGCCGGAAGTAGACAACGTTACGCGACGACGCGACAGGCCGTAGGCGTTGTCGTCGAGCATCAGTCGCATGGCAGGCACGACCGCGTCGTAGTTGAGCAGCGGCTCGCCCATGCCCATCATCACGACGTTCGTGACCGCCCGCTCACCCTTGCCGTCACCCCCCGTGGCACGGCCGCCGTCTGTCCCGCGTGACGCGCGCAACGCGAACTCGGCCATACGCAACTGGCCAATGATCTCGCCGGTGGTGAGATTGCGGGAGAAACCCTGTTTGCCGGTGGAACAGAAACGGCAGTTCACCGCACACCCGGCTTGCGACGACACGCACAGCGTGCCCCGCGTCTCCTCGGGAATAAAGACGGTTTCGACCGCGTTGCTGTTGCCGACGTCGATCAGCCACTTGCGTGTGCCGTCGGTGGAAATATGGTCGCTGACAATGCCGGGCATCGCGATCGTGGCGCGCCCTTTCAGCTTTTCGCGCAAGGACTTCGCCAGATCGGTCATGCCGTCGAAGTCGGCAGCGTTGTACTGATGAATCCAGCGCTGCAATTGCTTGGCGCGAAACGGTTTCTCGCCCAGGCTGTCGCAATAGGCGACAAGCCCTTGGGCGTCGAGGTCGAGAAGGTTGACGCAGGGACTGCTCGTCATATCGAATCCTGCCATTTCAGTGCGAGACTGCGTTCATGCAACAAGCTGCATGAACGCAATGCCGTTCGCGCCCATTCCTGCTGCTTTTACCTTACTACTTTTGCGGCGCGCGTCGTGCTTTAAACAAACAGTCGCACGACACCGCGCACAGTACAGGCACTAACCCGGCGATTAACGCGAGTAAACGTTGACTTGCGGGAAGAAGAAAGCGATTTCAGCCGCTGCCGTTTCAGGCGCGTCCGAACCGTGCACTGCGTTCGCGTCGATGCTGTCTGCGAAATCAGCGCGAATCGTGCCCTTCTCCGCTTTCTTCGGGTCCGTTGCGCCCATCAGGTCGCGATGCTTCAGGATGGCGTTCTCGCCTTCCAGCGCCTGAACAACCACCGGGCCGGAGATCATGAACTCGACCAGATCCTTGAAGAACGGACGTGCAGCGTGCACAGCGTAGAACTTCTCCGCGTCAGCGCGCGACAGATGAACCATGCGCGACGCCACGATCTTCAGACCAGCGTTTTCGAAACGGCTGTAGATCTGGCCGATCACGTTCTTGGCCACTGCGTCCGGCTTGATAATCGACAGGGTGCGTTCGATCGCCATAAAAACTCCAAAAAATTAAGAGGTTACAGATTCAAATGAATCCGCTATTGTAGCATGTTCCCGTGTATGATTGCGATTGAACCCTTACAGCATTGAAAGAATTCAGGCGTAACTGTACGAATGCTGGTAGCGTAGACGCTGAAGACATTTTTCATGCATTGAAACTCCGCGCTTTCGCACCAATCTTAGGGTTAGACATACCGCAAGCGTCGGCATATTTTCGCCAACGCGGCACCACCACGACGTATCACGCTTCTGACGTAAGGAGAGACCATGAACGATCATCCGTATAGCTTTGGCCGCACTGGCGCAGTCAGCACGGTCGAAACGCGCAACCGTGTGCTACGGAACACCTACTGGCTGCTCGCGCTGTCGATGATCCCGACGGTGCTCGGCGCTTATGTGGGCCTGGCAACCGGCTTCTCGCTGTTTGCCGCAACGAGTCCGGCCATGAGCATGCTGGCGTTCTTCGCGATCGCCTTCGGCTTCATGTTTGCCATCCAGAAAACCAAAGACAGTGCAGCGGGCGTCTTCGTGCTGCTCGGATTCACGTTCTTCATGGGCCTGATGCTGTCCCGTATTCTGAGCTTCGTGCTCGGATTCTCGAACGGCCCATCGCTGATCATGCTTGCCTTTGGTGGCACGGGTGTGATCTTCGCGTCCATG comes from the Paraburkholderia sp. PREW-6R genome and includes:
- a CDS encoding Bax inhibitor-1/YccA family protein — its product is MNDHPYSFGRTGAVSTVETRNRVLRNTYWLLALSMIPTVLGAYVGLATGFSLFAATSPAMSMLAFFAIAFGFMFAIQKTKDSAAGVFVLLGFTFFMGLMLSRILSFVLGFSNGPSLIMLAFGGTGVIFASMATIATVSKRDFSGLGKWLFMGVIVLLLASVANVFLHLPALMLTVSVLAIVIFSAYMLFDVQRVVNGGETDYITATLAIYLDLYNVFVNLLALLGIFGGNRN
- the ndk gene encoding nucleoside-diphosphate kinase; amino-acid sequence: MAIERTLSIIKPDAVAKNVIGQIYSRFENAGLKIVASRMVHLSRADAEKFYAVHAARPFFKDLVEFMISGPVVVQALEGENAILKHRDLMGATDPKKAEKGTIRADFADSIDANAVHGSDAPETAAAEIAFFFPQVNVYSR
- the rlmN gene encoding 23S rRNA (adenine(2503)-C(2))-methyltransferase RlmN, translated to MTSSPCVNLLDLDAQGLVAYCDSLGEKPFRAKQLQRWIHQYNAADFDGMTDLAKSLREKLKGRATIAMPGIVSDHISTDGTRKWLIDVGNSNAVETVFIPEETRGTLCVSSQAGCAVNCRFCSTGKQGFSRNLTTGEIIGQLRMAEFALRASRGTDGGRATGGDGKGERAVTNVVMMGMGEPLLNYDAVVPAMRLMLDDNAYGLSRRRVTLSTSGVVPMMDRLGADLPVALAVSLHAPSDPLRDMLVPLNRKYPLRELMAACQRYLKVAPRDFITFEYCMLDGVNDSEAQARELLAVTRDVPCKFNLIPFNPFPESGLIRSKPEQIKRFAQVLMDAGVVTTVRKTRGDDIDAACGQLAGAVKDRTRLAERTGRAAKVIEVRAV